The Pseudomonadota bacterium genomic interval TCGCTCGATCACGGTGTCGTCTCCGCTTCAGGGGGTGAAATGGCCGTCAGCGCGGACAGCGCCTGTCGCTGTCGGCCTTCGGCATCGAAGTTGTCCGGGTGCAGCCACCGCCGGTAGGCGGCGTCGAGCGCCGGCCAGTCCCGGTCCACGACGGCAAACCACGCGGTGTCGCGGTTGCGGCTCTTGTAGTGGGTGGCCTGCCGCCATGTGCCCTCGAAGCGGAAGCCGAGCCGCGCCGCGGCGGCGCACGACGCCTGGTTGAGTGCGTCGCACTTCCACTCGTAGCGTCGGAAGCCCGCGGCGAAGACGTGCGCCATCATCAGGTACATCGCGTCGGTCGAGACGGGCGTGCGCTGCGCGGCGGGTGCGAAGTGGATGTGGCCGACCTCGATCGTGCCGGCCTCCGGTGCGATCCGCAGGAAGCTTGCGACACCCAGCACCCGCTCGGTGCGCCGCTCGCGCACGGCGTAGAACTGCGGGTCTGGCGCGCGCGTGTTCGCGCGCACCCAGGCCGAGAACGCGTCGACATCACTGAAGGGTCCGTACGGCAAGTAGGTCCAGTTGCGGCCATCGACATCCTCGGCGTAAGCGGCGAAGAGCGCGGCCGCGTGCCGATCCGCACTGAGCGGTTCGAGCTGCGCCCAGGCGCCGCACAGCGCCTCGTGCGCGGGCCACGCTGGCGGCTGCCAGTCGCCGAGCGGTGCACCGATCGGTTGCCCGAGTGCATTGCTGTGGTGGTCCGCCATTTGGCGTATGCTCCGTGGGTGGCCGCGCTACCCGGGGCAGCTTAGCACCCCGTTTGCCCCCTGCCCCGACTCATTCGTTTCTACCGCCATGCAGCCCAAGCTCGGGCACGCGGCGCACACAGCTGACCATGGCATCGCACACCACCCGATTCTTCGATCGCAGCACGCCGCCGCACGTCGCCACCCTCGTGGTGTTGGCCGGGGTCGGCGCGATCGGCATGAACGTGTTCCTGCCGTCCCTGCCCGGCATCGCGCGGCATTTCGACGCCGAGTACGCGGTTGCCGGACTTGCAGTGTCGCTCTACCTCGCTGCCACCGGCGCCCTGCAGTTGGTGTTCGGCCCCTTGAGCGACCGCTACGGTCGCCGGCCGGCGCTGATAGCGGGTTTCGTGCTGATGCTGGTCGGCAGCTTCGTGTGCCTCGCAGCCCCGACCATCGAGTGGTTTCTTTTCGGCCGTGTGGTGCAGGGCTGCGGCATCGTCGGTCTGGTGGTCAGCCGCGCCGCCATCCGCGACCTCTACGGCCAGGCCGAGGCCGCGAGTGTCATCGGCTACGTGACCATGGGCATGGCGGTGGTCCCGATGCTCGCACCGGCCATCGGCGGTTTCCTCGAAGAAGCCTACGGTTGGCAGGCGAGCTTCTGGCTGATGGTCGCCACCGCCGCGCTCGCCGTGGTGTTCTGCTTTTTCGACGCTGGCGAGACCAACCGGCACCGCAGCGACAGCATCGGGGCGCAATTTCGAGGTTACCCGGAGCTGGTGCGCAGCCGGCGATTCTGGGGCTACTGCGGCACAATGGCCTTCGCCTCGGGCGGCTTCTTCGCCTTCCTCGGCGGCGCGCCCTACGTGGCCGAGACCCACCTCGGACTCAAACCGTCTGTTTACGGCTTGTATTTCGGTATCACGGCCTTCGGTTACATGGCAGGCAACTACATCACCGGGCGGTTCGCCCGCTCGCTCGGTGTCGGCCCGATGCTGCGCTACGGCAACGCCACCATGCTGGCCGGCCCCGCGCTGTCGCTCGCCTTCCACTACCTCGGCGTGCACCACCCCGCGGCCTACTTCGTGCCGCTGATCCTGCTGGGCGTCGGCAACGGCATGACCCTGCCGAGCGCCAGCGCCGGCATGATCAGCGTGCGCCCGAAGCTCGCGGGCTCGGCAGCCGGGCTCGGCGGTAGCCTGCAAATCGGCGGCGGTGCGGCGCTGTCGATGCTGGCCGGCGTGTTGCTCGGGCCAGAGACCGGGCCGGCACCGCTGTTCTGGTTGATGCTCGCCACCGGCGCCGCTGCGTTTTTCGCGATGCGTTACACCCTCGCGGTGGAACGCGAATTCGAACCGGGCGACTGAACACTCTGGCATGCCGCTCCACATCACAGACACTGTGACACTTGCCGACTGGGAACTGGTCGAACGCTTTCAACGGGCCGGCGGGCCTGGCGGCCAGCACGTCAACAAAGTGTCAACAGCGGTCGAGCTGCGATTCGCGGCGGCGAGCTCACCGCACTTGCCAGCCTGGGCCAAGCAGCAACTCAAGCGCCTGGCCGGTCACCGTTGGACGCAACACGGCGAGGTCGTGCTCGTGGCCGACAACCACCGCAGCCAGTTGCGCAACCGCGAAGCCGCGCGCGAGCGCCTCGCAGAGCTGGTGCGCGCGGCGCTCGAACGGCCAAAAGTGCGGCGAAAGACCCGCCCGACCAAAGCCAGCCAGGAACGCCGGCTCAAGGCCAAATCCGTACGCAGCAAGCTCAAGGCAAGCCGCCGGCGCACGGACGACTGAGCCCCTAGCCCGCGTAGCGAATGCAATCGGGGCCCGTGCGGTGGCCCGCGGCGGCGGGCGTGCGCACGGGTGTCGGCTGTGCCTCGAATGGGATCACCTCGGCGGCTGGCACGTGGCGCTGGCGCGGCGCACGCCGCAACCAGTTCCAGAGCGTCCGGCTGCGCAGTGCACGCGCCTTGTTCACATGAGTAATTATTGTGCCGGATGTCATATCAGGCAGTCCGCTGAAGTCATCACGTTGCATGCTCATGGCTCGTTTCCTCAGAGATTCATTGGCTTTGTCGGCCGTTGAGGTGCAATCTAGTGGCCCTGCGCTTGCAAAACAAACGCGAATATCGACCAATTCAAACAAGTTTTTCTCATCTATGAGCACCACCCGACGCCCGTCTCTCAACGCCCTGCGAGCCTTCGAGGCCGCCGCCAGGCACCTGAGTTTTCAGGCTGCCGCCGCAGAACTGCATGTGACTCCGGCGGCGCTGAGCCACCAGGTGCGCCAACTGGAGA includes:
- a CDS encoding multidrug effflux MFS transporter, producing MASHTTRFFDRSTPPHVATLVVLAGVGAIGMNVFLPSLPGIARHFDAEYAVAGLAVSLYLAATGALQLVFGPLSDRYGRRPALIAGFVLMLVGSFVCLAAPTIEWFLFGRVVQGCGIVGLVVSRAAIRDLYGQAEAASVIGYVTMGMAVVPMLAPAIGGFLEEAYGWQASFWLMVATAALAVVFCFFDAGETNRHRSDSIGAQFRGYPELVRSRRFWGYCGTMAFASGGFFAFLGGAPYVAETHLGLKPSVYGLYFGITAFGYMAGNYITGRFARSLGVGPMLRYGNATMLAGPALSLAFHYLGVHHPAAYFVPLILLGVGNGMTLPSASAGMISVRPKLAGSAAGLGGSLQIGGGAALSMLAGVLLGPETGPAPLFWLMLATGAAAFFAMRYTLAVEREFEPGD
- a CDS encoding GNAT family protein; its protein translation is MADHHSNALGQPIGAPLGDWQPPAWPAHEALCGAWAQLEPLSADRHAAALFAAYAEDVDGRNWTYLPYGPFSDVDAFSAWVRANTRAPDPQFYAVRERRTERVLGVASFLRIAPEAGTIEVGHIHFAPAAQRTPVSTDAMYLMMAHVFAAGFRRYEWKCDALNQASCAAAARLGFRFEGTWRQATHYKSRNRDTAWFAVVDRDWPALDAAYRRWLHPDNFDAEGRQRQALSALTAISPPEAETTP
- the arfB gene encoding alternative ribosome rescue aminoacyl-tRNA hydrolase ArfB, coding for MPLHITDTVTLADWELVERFQRAGGPGGQHVNKVSTAVELRFAAASSPHLPAWAKQQLKRLAGHRWTQHGEVVLVADNHRSQLRNREAARERLAELVRAALERPKVRRKTRPTKASQERRLKAKSVRSKLKASRRRTDD